The segment TACAGGAACGAGCGGCAACCGCATCATTCTTGGGTTTATTATTGCCACCGCATTTTTAAGTATGTGGCTCAGCAATACGGCTACAACGATGATGATGTTCCCGATTGCATTAAGTGTAATTGCAGTAATGAAAGAACATGAACAGCAAGGCACCAGTCTTGCTAATTTTTCATTAGTGCTGATGCTGGTAATTGCATATGCCAGTAATATCGGCGGTATTTCAACCATTATTGGTACGCCACCCAATGTTGCCTTTGTTGCATTTATTGAAAAGAAATACAATTACGATATCCAGTTTATTGACTGGATGATGGTATGCACACCCATCGCTATTCTTTTGCTGGCGGCTTTATATTTTGTATTGGTAAAATGGATGTTTCCCAGCCGTATCAGCAACAGTGTTGAAGCCAATCAATACATCAATGATGAAATAAAAGCATTGGGTAAGATGTCAACTGCTGAAAAAAGAGTGCTGGTTATTTTCGTTGGCACTGCATTGTTGTGGATCACCAAAGACCTGTTGAACCAGATCGGTTGGTTCAAATTGAATGACAGCATGATCGCACTCATCGGTGCATTGTTTTTATTTGCTACACCTGCGGGTAAAAAAAGTGATGATAAAATATCGATGCTACTAACGTGGAACGATACCTCAAAAATGGCCTGGGGTATTTTGTTATTGTTTGGCGGAGGTATAGCACTCGCCAATTCATTGGAACAGGTGGGTGTAATGGCGCAGGTGGGTAAGTGGCTCGCCGGCTTCAGTAATATGCATGGACTGGTGCTGGTATTTGTAATTGTAGTGATCTGTATTTTCTTAAGTGAAGTAATGAGCAACGTGGCGCAGGTAATTGTATTAGCACCTGTACTCGGTTCATTGGCCGATGCGTTACAACTTGATCCGCTCTTACTCGGCATACCCATGACGCTTGCTGCAAGTGCTGCTTCCATGATGCCCATGGGTACACCGCCCAATGCCATTGTGTTCAGCAGTGGTCATATCAAATTAAAAGACATGATCAAAGCCGGGTTCGTGATGAACGTCATCAGCATCATTCTGATTACGTTGTTTTGCTGGTATGTGTTACCGCTAGTGATGACGGTGGTGAGGTAAGTTGCCTGGTTATTGATGTTTTTTTTGATCATTGTATTGCCACAGCACATTTACAATTTTCCAGGTGCCGTTTAATTTGGTGAGATGCATGTAATCGATCCACTCATCGGCAATGAGCTTGATGGAAGCGGTGCGGTCGCTTATATCCAACAGCTTCACTTCCTTTTTTGGATTAGTTGGAAATTTATCGCCTTTGACATTGTAACGTTCTGCAAGAATGATCATGTTCTCTGCAAAGTATTCGTAAAGAAAATCTTTGCCGGTTGCTTTGTCGTTCCAGAAGGTTCGTTTCACCAAACGTGGGTGCAGTGCATGTTCCATTTGTGAAGCATTGGGTTTATGTTGCGATTCAATATAATCCAGCGCTGCACGTGTAATGGCGGCTGTATCTTCTTTGGTTTGTGCGGTTGCTGATAGGCTGATACTTACAAACAACAGGAGCAATAGATGAAAAGGTTTGTACATATTTTTTGTTTGAATGATGATAAGGCAGGCAAAAATAAAACTGAACGATTATGAAAGATGTGATAATGATGTGGTTTTATTATTTGCCGGCATGGCCGCAGGGAAGAACCTGCCTATGTGATAGGTTTGTCAAGACAGCAAGTACAGTTTGCTGAGATTTATTTCTACACCAGATTCCCTATTTTTATAATAAAGTATAACTATATGAAAAATATCATAGCTATCGTAATAACTCTTCTTACAATATCAAACTCCTACTCGCAAACTAAAGCTGACACATCAATCATAATAACTACTCCGGGAAAAACTATTCGGCTTTATAATCTAAACGCTGAAGATCAATACGACTACGAATACTGCTGTAACGGGAAGAGCATTGTCATTTATAGCATTAAAACGGATTCGCTAAGTAAACGCAATGTGAAAGTAGCTTCAAATGGAAAGCTATATGAATGTGCATTAAAAGATCTCAATTTAGATTTACAAACAATAGATATACTAAAATCTTGGACTCTTGAACATGAGAAGATGAGAGAAACAAAAGCTATTCGATATTTTGAAATAAGCAAAGAAATTGAGGCTGCAGAGGCTAAGCTTGAATTATTAAAAAGTACAAAAGTTGTGAATAAAGCTATACAACAAGGCTTAGTTGTCACGTGGGACTGGTCAGAAGAGAAACTGGTAACTATAAAATCGCAAAGCTTTGAATTCAAAATTCTAAACCCGTCTAAAAAGAAAATAAAATATATCTACCTAACGGTTTCAATCATTAATACAGTAGGTGATTTTATAGCAAAAAAGACCTTAACATTAGTTGGCCCAATAGAAATAAATGATAGAGTCTCATATAATTTTGAGAACGTATTTATGTCAAACGTTGTTGGTAAGTCCCAAATCAACACAATTAAAGTTGAATATTTTGATAAAACAGCAAAAGTATTTTCAGGACAAGCCGTGAATTCGGTTATCGTTTCGGAAGATGAGTACCAAAAATTCATTACTTATCTTGAATCTACAAGTAATAAATAACACTATAAAATCGTCGGGTTATCAAAAAAAAATCCAGGGTTGCGTAGCCTGACCAATCAAAATAAAGTTCCTTGTTGGAAAAAACACAACAAGGGCGAGATAATAGTAATAGTCTTTCAATTAAGACCAACAAACTCTATACACCTATGCTTTTTTGAAAATTAAATTAGTATAGAATTCTTCAATTTGCTCATTATTTGACAAAAATTGAGCATAGTCAGTCAACAAAACCTTGCTTAAAACTATTCTAAGTATATGATCTATCTTAAGTGAGACATTCTGAAGTACTTCGTGCTCACTTGAATTTTTTTCAAGTGGTTGGCCGTGAAAAAATTTTGAGCGAACACCGTATGCTTTTTTTACGCTACGGTATAAATCAACCCTCTCATCAGGGGTTTCCCCAACATAAAATGCTGTTCTTTCAGAAATTTTATGTACGATATCGCCTGCATCTTTTGTAAATAGGCATTCTAAAACGGAAATGTAAAGGGAAATTTTAAGTGGTAAAAATGAGTTGTTTCTAGCAATGAAAAGAAAACTAAGTGCCCTGTCAATTCGATTTGTTTTATTCTGATTGGTTTTGTGATATTTTGAGTCTGTTATAATTGGCCTGCCACCGAAGTCTATTTTTGGAGGATCACTTTCAATCTTAGTTTGCACAGATAAAATTGCTTTATATATGTTTAAAGCTTTATCAAAATCCTCTTTATCAAATTCAACGGGACTATTTTCTCCTGTTGCCGAGCTGTTCCCGGGCCCAATAACTGACTGTAAGCTATAATTTGTATTTAATGTGTAAGTGTATAGATTGATAATACTTGCAGAGTTATCCTTTGCAAACCATAAACAATTGATGAAATGATTCGTTTTACTTTTTAACCGAATATGTTCGTTACTTAGTTCGTCTAAAGTTGCTAAATCTTTTTTTACCGCTGCAAAGAATCTATTTGCAAAACTCATTAGGTTAAGTTGCCCTATTAATTTAATGCTATCATCTGTAAAATATTCTGAATCTAACTCGCCCCAACCTTTAATAAAGCTAATCTCGTCAAACTGAAATAATTCTATTTCACTTTTGCAATTGAAATCTTTTAATGCAAATATTGTTATTGAGTTGAGTGTAGGTTGTTCCATATCGATTAATCACTTTTATTAAAGTTATCGAAATCATTATTCTCAAAATAAATAGATTGTTTGCCATTGTACTGTTGCCAATATAGCCCGAAGGGGTGACATATCAATCAGTTGATTCTTTTCATATTGCTCAAGGGCTGCCGGATGCGAAGGGGTAGTGCGTAGCACCGGAGCGAAGCGGAGCCCGAAGAAGCCGGGACCGGTGTTGCTATTTGCACTTCAGCACACAGCCCCCGCTTCTATTAGTGAACAATGTCTTACACAACCATGTGCAGCAGTATGTTCTTCCCGTATATTTATACAAACACATTAACTACTGCATATGAAACGTAGAGATTTTCTCCGCAACAGTACATTGGCCGGTGCAACTACATTGGTAGCTGCTGCCTGCAATACCAACACTGAAGAAAAGAAAACAGCAGGTGCAACCCCAGCAACCGATGATGCATTTGAATTAAACGAGCTTTCGATTGATGATCTGCAACAAAAAATGGCGACGGGTACTTACTCAAGTGAACAACTCACCAACTTATACCTGCAACGGATTGCGGCGATTGATAAAAGCGGACCAACACTCAACTCGGTGATTGAATTAAATCCTGATGCAGTAACGATCGCTCAACAAATGGATGCAGAACGAAAAGCAGGTAAACTGCGTGGGCCATTGCATGGCATTCCGGTATTGATCAAAGACAATATTGATACGGCAGATAAAATGATGACGACAGCCGGTTCGCTTGCACTGGCGGGACATATTGCTGCAAAGGATGCTTTTATTGTAACGAAGTTGCGTGAAGCAGGTGCAGTGTTGCTGGGCAAAACAAATTTATCGGAGTGGGCAAATTTCAGATCAACCAAATCATGTTCGGGTTGGAGCAGTCGTGGCGGACAAACAAAAATGCCGTACATCCTTGATCATAATCCATGCGGATCCAGTTCTGGTTCGGGTGTAGCGGTTGCTGCTAATTTATGTGCAGTGGCAGTGGGTACTGAAACAGATGGCTCGGTTACATGTCCTGCGTCAGTAAACGGAACGGTGGGCATTAAACCAACAGTTGGTTTGCTGAGCCGTAGTGGCATTATTCCAATTTCATCAACACAGGACACTGCAGGTCCGCTTGCACGTACGGTGAAAGATGCAGCGATTTTATTAGCAGCCATGACGGGTGTTGATGCCAATGATGCTGTTACAAAAGAAAGCGAAGGAAAAGGATTAACGGATTACACGAAGTTTCTCGATATAAATGCATTGAAAGGGAAACGACTTGGTGTTGAAAAGAAAGAATACGAGAATCAGTTTTTGAATCGGTTGTTAGACATCGCCATTGCATTATTGAAAGAACAAGGTGCTGAAGTAATTGAACTGGAGTATCTCGATAAACTGAATAAACTCGGTGATGCAGAATATGAATTAATGAAGTTTGAATTTAAGGATGGATTGAATAAATATTTGTCAACAGCGAATGCCAATGTAAAAACCATTGCTGATGTAATTGCCTTCAACAAAGCAAATGAAGACAAGACCATGCCAACGTTTAAACAGGAAACCATGGTAATGAGCGAAGCAAAAGCAGGGCTCGACAGCAAAGAATACAAAGAAGCGTTTGAAAAAAGTCATGTTGGCTCGAAGAAGATCATTGATGCAGTGTTGCAGGAAAACAAACTCGATGCATTGTTTGGTTTAACCATGGGGCCCGCCTGCAGCATTGATACGATTTATGGCGATCGTTGGGGGGATGTGTTTCTTACTTCGCCTGCGGCCATGAGTGGCTACCCGCACATCAGCGTACCATGCGGCATGGTCTATGCGTTGCCCGTTGGTCTTTCGTTTTTCAGTACGGCTTATAAAGAAGGCGAACTGATTGGGTTGGCGTATGCATTTGAACAGGCAGGCAAACACAGACAAAAGCCGGAGTTTAAGAAAGCGTTTTTGTAATATACGTTAACTATGGTTCTGCCGGGATTGTGTTGCTGAACAACATAATCCCGGCATTTTTTTTACCTGCACATTTTTTTCCAAATTAATTTTCAACTTCTGTAAGTTTTTGTCCTCCTTACGCAACCTATGGTTTATAAGGTCTAACTTAAGCGGGTTAGCAAACAGGTGAGGAGGAACAATAACAGCATGGAGCAGGCATTTTTAACAGACATTCAGAACAATCAAAACATCATTTACAAGGTTTGTAACCTGTATCGTGACAGTCGGGAAGATCAGGAAGATCTGTTCCAGGAGATCGTGTATCAGCTCTGGAAATCTTATCCGGGCTTTAAAGGCGAATCGAAACTGAGTACATGGATTTACAGGATAGCTTTGAACACAGCTATTGCTGCTTATCGCAAACCAACGATTGATATAAGCTATCCCGAAGAAATTCCTGACCATATTCAGTATACCACAGAACTGAATAGTTCAGAAAACGAAGAACGGTTGTTTCGTGCCCTGCGCATATTGTCTGATGCAGAGAAAGCAGTGATCTCACTTTACCTCGAGGATTACAGCTACGAGGAAATTGCGGCCATTACCGGTTTAACTGAAAGTAATGTAGGTGTTCGATTGAACCGCATCAAAAGCAAATTAAAAGAACGTTTAAAATAATGTTTATGGAACTGAACGAATTAAAAACAGGCTGGCAAAATGCCGGCGGCAACTACAGAACAGAAGCTGACCTGGAGCGTATGACCAAGCTCAACCAGCATCCCACGCTTAAACGCATACGTATCAAACTGATCATTGAAACAATAGTGCTTTCTTTTTTCTTGATTGTGTATTATGATTGGTTTGATGGCGATAAAAAACCGCTGTATGCCAACCTGCTGCTGTTTGCTGCTGTACTCCTATACATTGTAAATGATGTGATCGGTTACATCTCCTTGGCAAAACCGGTGATGAAAGAGAACCTGCGGTCTTCTGTTCAACATTTGTTAAGTAAGGTGAAGCGTTTGTCCATTCTGTCGCTGGTTATATCATTTTTCTACAGCGTTTGTTTACTTGCTTTTTTTCTGTCCATTATCACATTCACCAAAGAGAAGAGTTTTATTTTGCTGGGAATGATCCTGGTGCTGGTGCAGCTCACTCATATCTCTTATAAAGTGTGGCGCAACTGGATATTGAAACTTGAACTGCAGGTGAATGATTTTGCAAAGGAGGACTGACTTCTTATTCATTGAATTTTCCATAGATAAAAAATAAGCCCCCGATCAACTCGGGGGCTTTAATGACTTCAATGCTTTGGGTTTTCTTGTCCGTATTATCCTTTTTCGCAGGGTACAGAAGTCATTTGGTTTTCATAGAGCCGTAATTCAAAACGGGCGTCTTTTGGATACTTGGTTTTCAATACTGCTTTGCAGCAGGGTTAGGATTTGGATCTTGGTTCTTGGGTTTGGATTGGATTTTTTGGTCTTTCAATTGGATATTGTTTTCTGCTTTGATGATGTAAAACTACACACGCCATACACACACAACAACTATTTTACGGTTACATTTTCAAAAACAATCAGCAGCATGCATTGCTGCTAAGTGGCTGTACTTAGTAAAGTTTTAAAGAAAGTACACGTGTTAAAATCAACGACAACTGTTATGGGAGTATGTACTACAAACAATGAAAGAAGCTAACGACAACAACTGTTTATGCAACAAGATAACCATGTTGCATGATTGTTTTCGTTATGTGTTGATCATGTAAAAACTACTTGGTAATAACACGTTTATGTTGTTAGCTAAAAAAATCTTTAATTTGATCATCAAACCAGAACTCCCAAAAACCACTTACATGAAACAACTACTGCTTTCATTCCTTTCTTTCGTGATTCTTAATCAAGTTTCAGCTCAATGCACAGGCATGGGCAGCATTAATTACCAGCAATGGAATAATATTACAGGTGGCAATATCAGCAACCTTACTTCCAATGCCAACTATCCAAACAACCCCTCACTGACGGGTACACGTACAACGTTTGAAATGCCAGCCAACATCGGTAATAATATGGGCATACGAATGAATGGCTATCTCTGTGTGCCAACAACAGGCACATATTACTTCTGGATAGCAGCCGATAATGCAGGTGAATTATGGCTGAGCAGTACATCGCTTCCGGTAAATAAAGTAAGGATCGCTTACACATCAAAGGCAACGAAATACCGCCAATGGAATGCATCGGCTTCACAAAAATCAGTAGGTATTGCTTTGGTAGCCGGTGTTAAATATTATGTTGAAGCATTAATGAAAGAAACAACCGGCAGCGATAATCTTTCGGTTGGTTGGTCCAAACCGGGGCAAAGCACATCTGCACCAAGTGAGATTATTCCTGGCAGCAGTTTATCAACTCAGTTGGTAACAGATGCCGAGGCGCCTTCTGTGCCTGCTAATCTTTCAGCCGATTTTATCACAACAAGTTCTTTTGTATTAAAATGGAATGCTTCAACCGACAACGTTGGCGTTACAGGTTATGATATTTATCGCAATGGTGTAAAGATCAACAGCAGCACACTTACTTATACATCTTACAGTGTCACAGGTCTTGCAGCAAATACAATGTATAACATGACGGTTCGTGCAAAAGATGCTGCGGGTAACGAATCAACAAGTGCAGTGTTTCCTGTAACAACAATTTCATCAATAGCAGCATCTGAATCGTTTAGTGTGCGCACTGTCATTGACCGTCAGCGTATGCCGCATGACCTGGTGTATGGCCCGGATAATAATATCTGGTACACCGAGCGTTTTGGCGGTACCGTTAGTTTTGTTAACCCGGCTACAGGTTCAAAACGAATTGTTTTAACTCTCGGGTCAAAAATGGTACGTGTTGGTGGCCAGGATGGTTTAATGGGTCTTGCGTTACATCCGGAATTTAACACCGGTAAGCCATTTGTATACATTGCATATACTTATCAATCGCTCAGTGCTACTGTTCGCAGAATGCGGATTGAACGTTACACTTATGATGCGTTTACACAAACATTAATTGAGCCGGTTACAATACTTGAAAATATTCCAGGCAGTAATGATCATAATTCTGCCCGGTTGGCGATTGGCCCCGATGTGAAATTGTACTTCAGTGTGGGTGATATGGGAGCAGGTCAATACGATAACATCAGTCGTGCGAACAATGCACAAAATCTTTCAATCCTTGAAGGCAAGATCCTTCGTTTGAATACTGAATTGGAAGCCGGTTCATGGATCCCTGCAGATAATCCATTCACAAGCGGCGGACAGCCAACAGCTGTTTATTCGCTTGGTCATCGTAATCCGCAAGGGTTGGTATGGGGCAATGTAAATGGTGTAAATATTTTATACAGTACCGAGCATGGTCCGTTTAGCGATGATGAAGTGAATGTGATTGAAAGCGGTCGCAACTTTGGTTGGCCGCAAGTGGCAGGTTACTGCGATGGAAACTATAACGGCCGCAATATTGGTGGCTTTAATGTAGTGAGTGAACAAGTGAATTGTGAAACTTTGAATGCAAAAGAACCATTACGTTCAATCTATCCGGCAGTGAATCCACCGTCAGGTGGCGATAATATGTTGTGGCCGTCGATGGCTCCATCGGGAACAGAATTTTATGGCAGCGCAGCAATTCCCGGCTGGCAGAATTCTGTTTTGGTGGCGATGTTAAAAGCGGGTACCATTACCCGTTACCAGTTAAGTAACGATGGTTTGCAGATCATTTCCGATACCATTAATTATTTCCGTGGAATGGGTCGTTTCCGTGATGTGGTGGTGAGTACTGACGGAACAAAAATTTATGTGGCCACCGATTCAAGCGGTTCAACATCGGGCCCTACAGGTAATGTAACAACAACACCTGCAAACCCCGGTTGTATTCTTGAGTTTACATTTAACAGCGGTGCATTCCGTCAGTTTGTGCAAACAACTCCTGTTGATAACAGGGTGAAAGAAGAGAAGAAGGATAAAACAATTGATATCTATCCGAACCCTGCCACCAACTTTATTGTTGTGTACAATTACAGTACAGAGGCAGGACGTATCATCGAACTCTTTGATGTGAAGGGTCGCAGAGTAAAACAGCAGGCCGCAAACGGATTGGCAACACGTATGGAAACAAGTGAATTGCCTGCCGGTATGTATGTACTTCGTATCACTGCTGCAAGCGGAACCGTGTTACGTACAGAGAAGTTGATCATCAACCGATAGTTCTTTCCTGATGTATAGTACAGGCTGGCCCAATATTGGGCCGGCCTTTTTTTATTAAAAACGGTTGTAGTAAAATCCAATGCTCTCTCGTCTTCGTACCTAAGTCCTAAACTCACACGTATGAAGAAGACAACTCAACTCGTTGGCCTGATGGTAATGCTATGCTCGGTTCTTGCCATGAGCTGCAGCAAGATCAACGACGGTAATAAAAACGGCAAAGGACCAAAACTCGAATTTTTTGCATTGATCAACAGCAACACACTTGCTAAATATGATGCATCAAAACCGGAAAATGCAATCTCCAGCGTATCGATCAGCGGTATGCAATCAGCAGAAACAATGCTTGCTATTGATTTTCGTCCTGCAACAGGACAATTATATGGCGTTGGCAGCAGCAGCCGTATTTATGTAATTAATACCACAACTGGTGAAGCAAGAGCGATTGGCACTGGTGCATTCACACCTGCATTGGCTGGCGATGTAGCTGCTTTCGATTTCAATCCTACAGTTGATCGTATCCGTTTGATTTCAACTGGCGGACAGAATCTTCGTCTCAATCCTGAAACGGGAACAGTTGTAATGGTTGATGGTGCAATTAATATTGGTGGAACTGCAAATGCAAATATTTCTTCGGCAGCTTATATTGAAAACAAAGCCGGTGCAGCAACAACAGTGCTATTTGATATTGATGTAAACAATGATATTCTTTATAAACAAGATCCACCCAATGCAGGTGGATTAGTGGCCGTTGGTAACCTTGGAGTTGATCTGTCGGGAACAGGGGAGTTTGATATTGCTGCTTCAGACAATATCGCTTTAGCCGTTTACAACAGTGGCAACACGCCTTCTGTCTTTACGATTGATCTTAATTCAGGTAAAGCAGAAAATGTAGGTATGCTTGGAGGAGCAACAACTGTAAGAGGTATTGCTATTCCAACACATCCTGTTGCTTATGCTGTGCTCAACGGATCAACATTACTCATCCTTAATCCTGACGCCCCTGTTGCGGTAAG is part of the Lacibacter sediminis genome and harbors:
- a CDS encoding DUF4394 domain-containing protein; amino-acid sequence: MKKTTQLVGLMVMLCSVLAMSCSKINDGNKNGKGPKLEFFALINSNTLAKYDASKPENAISSVSISGMQSAETMLAIDFRPATGQLYGVGSSSRIYVINTTTGEARAIGTGAFTPALAGDVAAFDFNPTVDRIRLISTGGQNLRLNPETGTVVMVDGAINIGGTANANISSAAYIENKAGAATTVLFDIDVNNDILYKQDPPNAGGLVAVGNLGVDLSGTGEFDIAASDNIALAVYNSGNTPSVFTIDLNSGKAENVGMLGGATTVRGIAIPTHPVAYAVLNGSTLLILNPDAPVAVSKSISGTVAGEAIVGLDFRPANGQLYALGSSSRLYTINASSGAAVQVGTQFSTLVTGTDFGFDFNPTVDRIRVVSNVGLNLRLHPTTGAVAAVDLNLTEGSSVSGAAYTNNFAGATSTVLFDIDPAVDKLYKQDPPNNGTLVAIGELGLNATAVGGFDIGGTSGNAWAVLTVDGKTRIHKINLSNGSASPSPANFEFTGGTITAFTIGLGF
- a CDS encoding SLC13 family permease, which translates into the protein MEFVKKNQYRISLLSGIILSLAAYLFNPFGLDATANKAVAVAVLMITWWISEALPMPAVALIPLVLLPLLNISSMEETTKAYSNPVIFLFMGGFMIGLAIEKWNLHKRIALRIVQRTGTSGNRIILGFIIATAFLSMWLSNTATTMMMFPIALSVIAVMKEHEQQGTSLANFSLVLMLVIAYASNIGGISTIIGTPPNVAFVAFIEKKYNYDIQFIDWMMVCTPIAILLLAALYFVLVKWMFPSRISNSVEANQYINDEIKALGKMSTAEKRVLVIFVGTALLWITKDLLNQIGWFKLNDSMIALIGALFLFATPAGKKSDDKISMLLTWNDTSKMAWGILLLFGGGIALANSLEQVGVMAQVGKWLAGFSNMHGLVLVFVIVVICIFLSEVMSNVAQVIVLAPVLGSLADALQLDPLLLGIPMTLAASAASMMPMGTPPNAIVFSSGHIKLKDMIKAGFVMNVISIILITLFCWYVLPLVMTVVR
- a CDS encoding RNA polymerase sigma factor, with amino-acid sequence MEQAFLTDIQNNQNIIYKVCNLYRDSREDQEDLFQEIVYQLWKSYPGFKGESKLSTWIYRIALNTAIAAYRKPTIDISYPEEIPDHIQYTTELNSSENEERLFRALRILSDAEKAVISLYLEDYSYEEIAAITGLTESNVGVRLNRIKSKLKERLK
- a CDS encoding amidase, with protein sequence MKRRDFLRNSTLAGATTLVAAACNTNTEEKKTAGATPATDDAFELNELSIDDLQQKMATGTYSSEQLTNLYLQRIAAIDKSGPTLNSVIELNPDAVTIAQQMDAERKAGKLRGPLHGIPVLIKDNIDTADKMMTTAGSLALAGHIAAKDAFIVTKLREAGAVLLGKTNLSEWANFRSTKSCSGWSSRGGQTKMPYILDHNPCGSSSGSGVAVAANLCAVAVGTETDGSVTCPASVNGTVGIKPTVGLLSRSGIIPISSTQDTAGPLARTVKDAAILLAAMTGVDANDAVTKESEGKGLTDYTKFLDINALKGKRLGVEKKEYENQFLNRLLDIAIALLKEQGAEVIELEYLDKLNKLGDAEYELMKFEFKDGLNKYLSTANANVKTIADVIAFNKANEDKTMPTFKQETMVMSEAKAGLDSKEYKEAFEKSHVGSKKIIDAVLQENKLDALFGLTMGPACSIDTIYGDRWGDVFLTSPAAMSGYPHISVPCGMVYALPVGLSFFSTAYKEGELIGLAYAFEQAGKHRQKPEFKKAFL
- a CDS encoding PQQ-dependent sugar dehydrogenase gives rise to the protein MKQLLLSFLSFVILNQVSAQCTGMGSINYQQWNNITGGNISNLTSNANYPNNPSLTGTRTTFEMPANIGNNMGIRMNGYLCVPTTGTYYFWIAADNAGELWLSSTSLPVNKVRIAYTSKATKYRQWNASASQKSVGIALVAGVKYYVEALMKETTGSDNLSVGWSKPGQSTSAPSEIIPGSSLSTQLVTDAEAPSVPANLSADFITTSSFVLKWNASTDNVGVTGYDIYRNGVKINSSTLTYTSYSVTGLAANTMYNMTVRAKDAAGNESTSAVFPVTTISSIAASESFSVRTVIDRQRMPHDLVYGPDNNIWYTERFGGTVSFVNPATGSKRIVLTLGSKMVRVGGQDGLMGLALHPEFNTGKPFVYIAYTYQSLSATVRRMRIERYTYDAFTQTLIEPVTILENIPGSNDHNSARLAIGPDVKLYFSVGDMGAGQYDNISRANNAQNLSILEGKILRLNTELEAGSWIPADNPFTSGGQPTAVYSLGHRNPQGLVWGNVNGVNILYSTEHGPFSDDEVNVIESGRNFGWPQVAGYCDGNYNGRNIGGFNVVSEQVNCETLNAKEPLRSIYPAVNPPSGGDNMLWPSMAPSGTEFYGSAAIPGWQNSVLVAMLKAGTITRYQLSNDGLQIISDTINYFRGMGRFRDVVVSTDGTKIYVATDSSGSTSGPTGNVTTTPANPGCILEFTFNSGAFRQFVQTTPVDNRVKEEKKDKTIDIYPNPATNFIVVYNYSTEAGRIIELFDVKGRRVKQQAANGLATRMETSELPAGMYVLRITAASGTVLRTEKLIINR
- a CDS encoding nuclear transport factor 2 family protein — encoded protein: MYKPFHLLLLLFVSISLSATAQTKEDTAAITRAALDYIESQHKPNASQMEHALHPRLVKRTFWNDKATGKDFLYEYFAENMIILAERYNVKGDKFPTNPKKEVKLLDISDRTASIKLIADEWIDYMHLTKLNGTWKIVNVLWQYNDQKKHQ
- a CDS encoding HEPN domain-containing protein; this translates as MEQPTLNSITIFALKDFNCKSEIELFQFDEISFIKGWGELDSEYFTDDSIKLIGQLNLMSFANRFFAAVKKDLATLDELSNEHIRLKSKTNHFINCLWFAKDNSASIINLYTYTLNTNYSLQSVIGPGNSSATGENSPVEFDKEDFDKALNIYKAILSVQTKIESDPPKIDFGGRPIITDSKYHKTNQNKTNRIDRALSFLFIARNNSFLPLKISLYISVLECLFTKDAGDIVHKISERTAFYVGETPDERVDLYRSVKKAYGVRSKFFHGQPLEKNSSEHEVLQNVSLKIDHILRIVLSKVLLTDYAQFLSNNEQIEEFYTNLIFKKA